In Pseudophryne corroboree isolate aPseCor3 chromosome 3, aPseCor3.hap2, whole genome shotgun sequence, a genomic segment contains:
- the NEURL2 gene encoding neuralized-like protein 2 has translation MAVQCQPFTCFHTIHGTNVRIDPSGTQATRVESFANGICFSREPLEPGQLFLVEIEEKEFGWCGHLRIGLIARDPRSLDIVPEYSLPDLVNQGESWIFAITRNHNRVLPDDEENRSRSGKGFLSDPYLKVGKFQIPRDKLFARSRPGRFSHILDDLYKTNVLPPTARRSRIGVLYEPQADGTCNMHIIINGEDMGASARGIPGTQPLYAVIDVFASTKSVRVIQLQYGFPSLQTLCRLVIQKHMIHRLAIDWLDLPQLLKNFCKYE, from the exons ATGGCCGTGCAGTGCCAGCCATTTACATGTTTCCACACAATCCATGGTACCAACGTTCGCATCGACCCTTCAGGTACACAAGCTACCCGAGTAGAAAGCTTTGCTAATGGCATCTGCTTCAGTCGAGAGCCACTGGAACCTGGACAGCTGTTTTTGGTGGAAATTGAGGAGAAAGAATTTGGCTGGTGTGGTCACCTAAGAATTGGCCTTATAGCCCGAGATCCTCGCAGCTTGGACATAGTACCAGAATATTCACTACCAGACCTGGTAAATCAGGGGGAAAGCTGGATATTTGCTATAACGCGGAACCATAACAGAGTATTGCCAGATGATGAAGAGAACCGCTCTAGATCAGGAAAGGGGTTTCTGTCAGACCCATACCTAAAAGTGGGCAAGTTTCAAATTCCCCGTGATAAACTATTTGCACGAAGTAGGCCGGGACGTTTCAGTCACATTCTGGATGATTTATATAAAACCAATGTGTTGCCACCTACAGCCCGCAGAAGCAGGATTGGGGTGTTGTATGAACCCCAGGCAGATGGCACCTGCAATATGCACATCATTATTAATGGAGAAGACATGGGTGCCAGCGCCCGTGGGATACCAGGCACGCAACCATTATATGCTGTTATTGATGTCTTTGCCTCCACCAAAAGTGTTCGAGTGATCCAGTTACAATATGGAT TTCCATCCCTACAGACATTGTGTCGCCTAGTTATACAGAAACATATGATTCACAGACTGGCCATTGATTGGCTAGACCTGCCACAGTTATTAAAGAATTTCTGTAAATATGAGTGA